In one window of Bdellovibrio bacteriovorus W DNA:
- a CDS encoding metalloproteinase domain-containing protein, translating to MFKKILALTVPMALSLQANASAFDSLETQEMQNKAVVLLREKANAGEITMRGDVHSYEKLSDILKALDVYENELLEALSTGADIEALNGPVKSVETKCAVRSQTLATCGIMITYRPLGETYIEFSAILDANKTVVDVGSVAEISRGD from the coding sequence ATGTTTAAGAAAATTCTAGCCCTTACGGTTCCCATGGCACTGAGCCTTCAAGCCAATGCCTCTGCCTTTGACTCCTTAGAGACTCAAGAAATGCAGAACAAGGCCGTTGTCCTTCTGCGCGAAAAAGCCAATGCTGGTGAAATCACTATGCGTGGCGATGTTCACTCCTATGAAAAACTATCCGATATTTTAAAAGCTTTAGATGTTTACGAAAATGAACTTTTAGAGGCTCTGTCGACAGGTGCTGACATCGAAGCTCTGAATGGCCCTGTGAAAAGCGTTGAAACAAAGTGTGCGGTTCGCTCTCAGACATTGGCAACTTGTGGAATCATGATCACTTATCGCCCACTTGGCGAAACCTATATCGAATTCTCTGCAATCCTTGACGCCAATAAAACAGTCGTCGATGTTGGCTCCGTTGCAGAAATCTCTCGCGGTGACTAA
- a CDS encoding FUR family transcriptional regulator (COG0735 Fe2+/Zn2+ uptake regulation proteins) has protein sequence MTKTCFSNQEIEKRLQDAGVQPTLQRLAICRYVLNEADHPTADDVKIWADENLGKISQATVYNTLNTLVGAGILKEFRFNHSEKVVYDCNTHDHFHFVDESTGKIYDIHPEDVKIEISLPKKFKVKDIKLILKGDIK, from the coding sequence ATGACTAAGACATGCTTTTCGAATCAAGAAATTGAAAAGCGCCTGCAAGATGCGGGTGTTCAACCGACGCTACAACGTTTGGCTATATGTCGTTATGTTCTGAATGAGGCCGACCACCCGACTGCAGATGATGTGAAAATTTGGGCCGATGAAAATCTTGGAAAAATCAGCCAAGCGACCGTTTACAACACATTAAATACTCTTGTCGGAGCTGGTATTTTAAAAGAATTCCGTTTTAATCACTCAGAGAAAGTCGTCTATGACTGCAACACTCACGACCACTTTCACTTTGTCGATGAGAGCACGGGGAAGATTTACGACATCCATCCCGAAGATGTGAAGATCGAAATTTCTTTGCCGAAAAAGTTTAAAGTAAAAGATATTAAGTTAATTTTAAAAGGTGACATTAAATAA
- a CDS encoding alkyl hydroperoxide reductase C (COG0450 Peroxiredoxin): protein MLTIGDKFPEFKLQACVSREKGKEFAEISSDQVKGSWAVYFFWPLDFTFVCPTEIAEFGKEYKNFQARDAKLFGLSADSHFVHLAWRNDHPDLKDLPFPMIADYKKELAGQLGVLHKQDQVPLRATFIVDPDGIIRWASVNDLSVGRNVKEVLRTLDALQTDELCPCNWEKGQATL from the coding sequence ATGTTAACGATCGGTGATAAATTCCCAGAGTTCAAACTTCAAGCTTGTGTATCTAGAGAGAAAGGTAAAGAGTTTGCTGAAATTTCTTCTGACCAAGTAAAAGGCAGCTGGGCTGTTTACTTCTTCTGGCCATTGGATTTCACATTCGTATGCCCTACTGAAATCGCTGAGTTCGGTAAAGAGTATAAAAACTTCCAAGCTCGTGATGCGAAACTTTTCGGTCTTTCTGCAGACTCTCATTTCGTTCACTTAGCATGGAGAAATGACCATCCAGATCTTAAGGATCTTCCATTCCCAATGATCGCTGACTACAAAAAAGAGTTAGCTGGTCAACTTGGTGTTCTTCATAAGCAAGACCAAGTTCCTCTTCGTGCAACTTTCATCGTTGATCCAGATGGAATCATCCGTTGGGCTTCTGTGAACGATCTTTCTGTTGGCCGTAACGTTAAAGAAGTTCTTAGAACTCTTGACGCTCTTCAAACAGATGAGCTTTGCCCATGTAACTGGGAAAAAGGCCAAGCAACTCTTTAA
- a CDS encoding putative alkyl hydroperoxide reductase D (COG2128 Uncharacterized conserved protein), which translates to MSIADKVDAFLETEYPNATSAVYRDLSLNFKKVLEDSPLEPQERFMNLLSIAVALHNKEMIALAKGLLADTEATAEMIQEAAEIAGIMGMNNTYYKFKSFLPAEVAGDYPRAGLRMNSLAKHVNSKKDFEMMALSVSIINACPVCVASHEKTVRSQEVSADKVHDLARLAATAKGLSSLKVAINL; encoded by the coding sequence ATGTCTATCGCTGATAAAGTAGATGCGTTCTTAGAAACAGAATACCCAAATGCAACTTCCGCTGTGTATCGTGACCTTTCTTTAAACTTTAAAAAAGTTTTAGAAGACAGCCCTCTTGAGCCTCAAGAAAGATTCATGAATCTTCTTTCAATCGCAGTTGCTCTTCACAACAAAGAGATGATCGCTCTTGCAAAAGGTCTTTTGGCTGACACTGAAGCCACTGCCGAAATGATCCAAGAAGCCGCAGAAATCGCTGGCATCATGGGCATGAACAACACGTATTATAAATTTAAGTCTTTCCTTCCAGCAGAAGTTGCTGGAGATTACCCACGCGCAGGTCTTCGCATGAATTCATTAGCAAAACATGTGAATTCTAAAAAAGATTTCGAGATGATGGCGCTTTCTGTTTCTATCATCAATGCTTGCCCAGTATGCGTAGCAAGCCACGAAAAAACAGTGCGTTCTCAAGAAGTTTCTGCTGACAAGGTTCATGACCTTGCAAGACTAGCAGCAACAGCAAAAGGCCTGAGTTCTCTAAAAGTAGCTATCAACCTTTAA